A section of the Paenibacillus aurantius genome encodes:
- a CDS encoding helix-turn-helix transcriptional regulator: MPDLKQRIVPAVGKRFPFRTSDVSDVIDEYLVCPHWHDQLEIIQVMKGRVLVTLDNQTFTAAENDIVYVNSGQIHSVKPLSDDARIIGLIFDEFFVTSFLEGFETKEIYNLFIKIRHRLCLFTPTHPLWEELNGSITTCYEENRKRHVCYEMAIKSHLYRIMTALVRYFDKQHYSSARRGDLSFLAFASIRPVLEYIEEHYAESIYLEELGRLVNKSPYHFSRLFKKSTGMTLPDYINMTRINMAKKWLMDNELSITEVAEKTGFCNPNYFGKVFKSITGFSPMDFRNEMTKQVLS; encoded by the coding sequence GTGCCCGATCTCAAACAGAGAATCGTTCCCGCCGTCGGAAAGCGGTTTCCCTTTCGCACGAGCGATGTATCGGACGTCATAGACGAGTACCTGGTTTGTCCTCACTGGCATGATCAGCTGGAAATCATCCAGGTCATGAAAGGCCGAGTCCTTGTCACGCTGGACAATCAGACTTTCACGGCTGCCGAGAATGATATCGTCTATGTGAACAGCGGACAAATCCATTCGGTTAAGCCGCTGTCGGATGACGCCAGAATTATAGGATTGATTTTCGATGAATTCTTCGTGACGAGCTTTCTGGAGGGGTTCGAAACGAAAGAGATTTACAACCTTTTCATTAAGATCAGGCACCGGCTATGCTTGTTTACCCCAACCCATCCCCTGTGGGAGGAATTAAACGGATCCATCACGACTTGTTACGAGGAGAACAGAAAGAGACACGTTTGTTACGAAATGGCTATCAAGTCTCACCTTTACCGGATCATGACCGCCTTGGTTCGCTACTTCGATAAGCAGCATTACTCATCAGCAAGACGGGGCGACCTATCGTTCCTTGCCTTTGCTTCGATTCGCCCTGTTCTGGAGTACATTGAAGAGCATTACGCCGAATCGATCTATTTAGAGGAGTTAGGCCGGCTGGTGAACAAAAGCCCTTATCATTTCAGCCGTCTCTTCAAGAAGAGTACCGGTATGACCCTCCCCGACTATATCAACATGACCAGAATCAACATGGCGAAGAAGTGGTTGATGGATAATGAGCTTTCCATTACGGAGGTGGCGGAGAAAACCGGCTTCTGCAACCCCAATTATTTCGGCAAAGTATTTAAGAGTATCACGGGGTTCAGTCCGATGGATTTCCGGAATGAAATGACCAAACAGGTGCTGTCTTAA